GGATCGTGCGGAGCTCCATCGGCGAGTACCGGCCCGTCGTGTCGCGGAGCGTGTAGCGGAACACCTCGCCGAGGCCTGTCGAGACCGGCCCGAGCTCGGGGGTCTCGGCGCCGGGCGGGAGCTCGTCTTCGATGCCCCTCAGCTGCTCCAAGATGAGCTGGCGGGCGAAGTAGGTGTCGACGCCGTCCTCGAAGACGACGGTGATGACCGAGATGCCCTGACGCGAGAGCGAGCGGAGCTCGACCAAGTCGGGCAGCGACTTGAGCGCCAGCTCGACGGGGACCGACACGAACCGCTCGACTTCGAGCGGGCTCAGGGCCGGGGCCTGCGTCAGGACCTGGACCTGGTTGTTGGTGACGTCGGGGACGGCGTCGACCGGGAGTTGGGTGGCGGCGTAGAGGCCGGCGGCGACGAGGCCGACGGTGGCGAACAAGACGAGCACTCGCTGGCGGAGCGAGAACGCGACGATGCGATCAAACATGGGGGGACCGAGAACCGGGGAGGACGGGGTCCCGCCAGCCGCACGGCGACGCACGGGCGTGCGTCCGCCAGTGGCGGGCGGGGTGGGTTCGGGCCACGTCTCCAACAGACGTGGCGGTCCACACGGGTCGGCGCTCTACGCGACCGAGGCCGAAGACCTCAGTTCGCGGACAGACCTATCCCTTCGTGCGGACGGTCCTAGGCGAGGGGGACGTGGTCCAGCCCCAGCGGCTCGACCTCAGGCGGGGCGTCCGCGACGTACGCGAACTCGGTGGGCTCGGACGCCGGTCGGACGCCGGCGGCCGGGACGATCCCGGTCGGCGTGAACACGACGTGGCACAAGCAGTCGGCAAAGGTGCCCTCCTCGTGCTCGTGCTCGCCCTCGTCGTGGCTGTCGCCGGGGGCGGGCACGTCGTGGCCGCCCTGCGCGAGGCGGGCGTCGGTGTGCGTCTCACCGGTCTCGGCCGCGAGCGCCTCGTCGGCGCACGCGACGAGGTCCGTCGTCTGGACGACGACGAGGACCGCGAGAAGCGCGGCGAGCGAGGGCAGGAGGCGGCGGAGCGTGGTCATGCGTCGAGAGCCAACGGAGTATCGGCAGCCGACGTTTCGTTCTCAACCGCTCCTTCGGCGACGTGCTCGGCGGCCACGCTCAGGAGCGCGGCCACGTGGTCGTCGTCGAGCCTGTGGTAGACCATCTTCCCATCGCGCTCGCTCGCGACGAGCCGGAGCGCGCGGAGGCCGCGGAGCTGGTGGCTCACGGCCGACTCGGTCACGCCGAGCGTGGCCGCGAGGTCGCACGTGCAGAGCGGGCCGGTCTGGAGGGCTGCGAGGAGCCGGAGCCGGGTCGGGTCGCCGAGCGCGGCAAAGAGCGCGCGGGCGCCGTCGAGCACGTCGGCGCGCTCAGACAGATGGTCGGCCGCAGCCTCCACCGCGTCGGGGTGGACACGGCGGACGGTGCAGGCGTCGGAATCGGTTGACGTTTGAGTCACAGCTCAAACATACGGACGGCTCGGAGGACGACTCGGAGCCAACACACGATTCGCGCTGGGTTCACTCTCGTCCCACCGATTTGGCCGCCGTCTTGGCCGCAGCCTGGGCGACGGACACCCCCACAGATCCGACGCGGGCCTGGAGCGCCCGGCCCACGGCGCCGTCCGACCGGAGGGCCTGGAGCCGCACGCCGGGTGCCCGCGTCCCCTTCTCCCGCAGCGTCCGGTCCAACCGTTCGAGCCGCGCCCGGATCGCTTCGGGGCCAAACCCGTGAGCGTTGGACGCCGGATCAGACGAGCGGAGGCCCGAGAGCTCGGAGGCCACCGTGCGGTGCGTTTCCCCGGCTCGCTTCACGTCTGCCTCCGCCGTCCGCACGACCTCGCGGGCCTCCACGAATGCGCGTCCATGGCGCGCCGCCAGCGGAGCGGCCGTGCGGGCAGGCTCCGTCGTCGTCCCCCTGACCAGGCTGTACTTCGACCGCGCCGGAGTCGCCCTGAGCACCCCGTACCGCTCGGGATCGACGGCCATCCGCTCGGTCGCCCGGCCGACTCCGACCGCCTCGGCGTCTTTCAGGTACGCCTGCGCAGCCGCGCCGGGCTCCGCGTACGTCTCCGCCATCGCGGCCCCGAACGCGCGCCTCCCGTCCGATGCTCGCACCTGGGCCTCGGCGAGTCCCTTCTGCGCGCGCGTGACGGCCGCTGCGGCCGTGCCCTCGATCCGGGCGACCGCCTGGAGCACCTTCTCGCGCTCGGCCACCAGACGAGCCGTCTGCGCGTGGTCGAGGACGGCCCGTTCCATCCGGTCGACGCGGCCTCCTCGGCGCACGTCCCGGGCTCGCGCGCGGGCCTCGTAGCTCCGGCCAGCGTGTGACGAAGGCGTCTCCCGAGCACGTGGGCTCTCGCCAGAAGCCTTCCGTCCACCTCGACCGGCGGCGCGGAGCGCCGCCCTGCTCCCCGTTCGCAGGATGGTCCTGGCGAAGACCTCGTCGGCGTCGCGCTCTCCGTCCGTGGCCACGGCGCGCCCCACGGACCGACCCACGCGGCGGGCACGGAGGACCGAGCGACGCGCGGCGCCAGAGGCCCGTCGGCGTGAGGCGTGACCCTTGGCGGGCGTCTCAAGCGAGCGCCTCTGTCCCTTTGGAGCTCCTGCTCCCCGTCCCCGCTGATGAGCCGTGAGGCTCCCCAGGCGTTTCTCCAGATGGGGGCGGCTGACCGTCCGGCTCACCGACGACAGCTTGGCCTCCCGTTTTCCGTCGGTCACGACGGCCCCTCGGCCCCGTCGCTCGATGCGGAGCCCCTTCGCCTGGAGCCGGGCGTCGAGGTCGGCCCAGGTCGGCGCGTCTTTGAGATCGACGAGTACTCGGTCGCGGACCTCGCGCGCAAAGCCCCGGTCGGTCTCGTGGGCGACGCCAGCGGCGCGGGCGTTCCGGCCGGTCCACCGGACGCCGAGCTCCCGCTCTTGGCTTTCGACCGACGCCCGGAGCCGCCGCCGGTCCTGCGACGTCGACCACGCGCGGCCGTCCGGCCCGACGCGGTTGACCATCACGTGGACGTGCGCGTGGTCCCGGTCGACGTGCCGAACGACGAGGGCCTGATGGTCCTGGAGCCCAACGTCGCGCAGCGTGCGGTCGACGGCCTCCCGGACCTCCGCCTCGGTCGGATTGTCGGACGGGTCGAAGGCGATCGTGACGTGGTAGACCGGCTTCTGGCACCGCGCCGAGAGCCCGGCCTGCTCGCGCATCTCGGCGACCGTCCCGGGCACGTCGTCCGCGAACACGTTCCGGGTCTCGACCCATCCCACGCGCTCCTCGCCGCCGCCGAGGTAGTCGGCGAGGCCGGCGAAGCTGGACCCCGTGCTGGCGCTCGCGACCATTTCAGCCGAGCCCTGTGAGCACGCGGCGGAGCTGTGCGAGCGCCTCCTCAAGCGGGCCGCTGGCGGCGGTCGCCCCCGACGTGTTCGCGACCCGCGCGAGTTGGTTGAGGTTGACCCCGATCCGGCGGAGGAGCACTCGGGTCTCGCGGTCGGCCCGCGCCGTGACGGGCTGGCCGAGAGACCGTCGGCGGACGTACTCGGAGACGGTGAGTCCGGCCTCGCGAGCGGAGCCCTGGAGGGCGGCCTTCTCGGCCGCGCTCACACGCACCTCGACCTTGGCGCTGCGTCGGGTTCCTCGCGGTCGGCCACCCTTCTTCCGCGGTGCCGGGCTGGCGCTCTGGGCGCTGCCCGAGGTGGAGTCGGTCGTCATCTCGGCCGCCTCGTCGTGCCCCTTGAGCCTGCCGCTGGCGGCAGTGCGAATGCGGCCCGGGTGGGCCGTCGCAGGCGGCGCGCCTGCTGGGCCGTCAGGGGTTTTCGTCCGGACGAAAACATAACTTGCCACCGCTGTTCATCTGCCTTGTGGCGAGCCGGAGGCGCGCCGAGGAACGGGGCCGGGTCGAGCGCTCGCCCGGAGGCGTCGCGGACCTCGAAGTGGAGGTGGGGGCCGGTTGAGGTGCCGTCGCGGCCGGGCACGCCGCCGCTGGCTCCGACAGGCTGCCCACTTCGGACTTGGGTGCCGCGGCGGAACCTCTGGTCTGCCTCGGCGAGGTGGGCGTAGAGCGTCCGGAAAGGCGCGCGCCCAGGGGCCGGTCGGTGCTCGATCTCGACGACGAGCCCGTATCCGGATCGGCGACCGACGGAGCGGACGACGCCAGAGACTACGGCCCGAACGGTGCTGCCGAGTGGGACCGCGAGGTCGGCGCCGTCGTGGTGGCGGGAGCGTCCCGAGACGGGATGCCGCCGCCACCCGAACGGGGAGCTCACCGGGCCGCTGGCGGGTCGGACGACCAGCGGCACTCGCTGGATCGCAGGACGCCGGTGAGCCCTTCGGGGTCGAGCCTCAAGGGGAGCCGGTTGGGCGTCTTCGGTGGGGGAGTCCGCTGCCGCGAGTCCGAGCTGGCGGAGCACGGACGCGGGTCGGCGTGGAGACTCCGCGTCCGCGATAGATGAGGGGGCCGCGAAAGGCGTCGCCAGAGCCGCCCCGAGGACGAGCACGCCTGAGGCCAGACGGAGCCGTCGCGGAGAGGGGCGGGTAGGGGTGGGCACGGGCAGCGTCATGACACGTCGCCTTGCCCAGCGCGCTCCGCATCTGCGGCGGCTCACGTGTTGGGACAAAAGCCTCGACGGCCACCCTTGCTCCACGGGTTCAACCTCACCGAAGGGTACCCGTTTACAGGGCGTCTGCTTGTGCCCGTTCCAAGGTCGCTCACATCCGGCTGTACACCATCGTCGAGGGTGATCTTCGGTTCCTGCCCGTGCGATCCAGCCGAGAGGTACCGGTTTACGGGGCGAGAGGTACCACTCTACAGGGCCTCCATACGGGCGGCACCGTGCCTACGGCCTACGCACCCCAACGCTGAGCGTGTACGCCTTGAAGACGCCGCCCCGTGCACCTGGCCCCCGTCGTCGGGTGGACGGTCGACCAGCTCCCGGTTCTCCGGCACCAGTAGGTGGTCGCCCTCTGGTCCCCAAAGGTACCCGTTTACGGGGGACCATCCTCGGGCGGGATGGGCAGCAGTGCTCCCCGTAAACGTCCACCTATCGACTTGCCAGGCTCTCAGGGCGAGACGGCGGTCAGAGAGTACCGTTGGGTGCGTGGAGCGCCAGGAGCCGACGGCGAGCAACAGACCCCTCCGTGGCGGAGCCCGAGGCGGCCATCGCTGGGCAGTGGCCTGCGACTGTTGATCCGCTCTGAGGTGGACGTTTGCGGGGAGAAGGTGACCCGCGGTGAGCCTCCCACGCTTGCGACTGCGCTCTCGGTCTAGGGGCCTTTGGCTTTCAACAGACTCATCCTTCTCCGACGCGCGCGCCCCG
The sequence above is a segment of the Rubricoccus marinus genome. Coding sequences within it:
- a CDS encoding plasmid mobilization protein, whose translation is MTTDSTSGSAQSASPAPRKKGGRPRGTRRSAKVEVRVSAAEKAALQGSAREAGLTVSEYVRRRSLGQPVTARADRETRVLLRRIGVNLNQLARVANTSGATAASGPLEEALAQLRRVLTGLG
- a CDS encoding M23 family metallopeptidase, whose protein sequence is MTLPVPTPTRPSPRRLRLASGVLVLGAALATPFAAPSSIADAESPRRPASVLRQLGLAAADSPTEDAQPAPLEARPRRAHRRPAIQRVPLVVRPASGPVSSPFGWRRHPVSGRSRHHDGADLAVPLGSTVRAVVSGVVRSVGRRSGYGLVVEIEHRPAPGRAPFRTLYAHLAEADQRFRRGTQVRSGQPVGASGGVPGRDGTSTGPHLHFEVRDASGRALDPAPFLGAPPARHKADEQRWQVMFSSGRKPLTAQQARRLRRPTRAAFALPPAAGSRGTTRRPR
- a CDS encoding relaxase/mobilization nuclease domain-containing protein gives rise to the protein MVASASTGSSFAGLADYLGGGEERVGWVETRNVFADDVPGTVAEMREQAGLSARCQKPVYHVTIAFDPSDNPTEAEVREAVDRTLRDVGLQDHQALVVRHVDRDHAHVHVMVNRVGPDGRAWSTSQDRRRLRASVESQERELGVRWTGRNARAAGVAHETDRGFAREVRDRVLVDLKDAPTWADLDARLQAKGLRIERRGRGAVVTDGKREAKLSSVSRTVSRPHLEKRLGSLTAHQRGRGAGAPKGQRRSLETPAKGHASRRRASGAARRSVLRARRVGRSVGRAVATDGERDADEVFARTILRTGSRAALRAAGRGGRKASGESPRARETPSSHAGRSYEARARARDVRRGGRVDRMERAVLDHAQTARLVAEREKVLQAVARIEGTAAAAVTRAQKGLAEAQVRASDGRRAFGAAMAETYAEPGAAAQAYLKDAEAVGVGRATERMAVDPERYGVLRATPARSKYSLVRGTTTEPARTAAPLAARHGRAFVEAREVVRTAEADVKRAGETHRTVASELSGLRSSDPASNAHGFGPEAIRARLERLDRTLREKGTRAPGVRLQALRSDGAVGRALQARVGSVGVSVAQAAAKTAAKSVGRE
- a CDS encoding ArsR/SmtB family transcription factor, with protein sequence MTQTSTDSDACTVRRVHPDAVEAAADHLSERADVLDGARALFAALGDPTRLRLLAALQTGPLCTCDLAATLGVTESAVSHQLRGLRALRLVASERDGKMVYHRLDDDHVAALLSVAAEHVAEGAVENETSAADTPLALDA